A single window of Planktothrix serta PCC 8927 DNA harbors:
- a CDS encoding WD40 repeat domain-containing protein — ALAITPDGQRVVSSSKDKTLKVWNLTTGKEERTLSGHGDSVYAFAITPDGQRVVSGSKDKTLKIWNLATGEEEYTLSGHSDSVNALAITPDGQRVVSGSKDKTLKVWNLTTGKEEHTLSSHSDSVNALAITPDGQRVVSSSKDKTLKVWN, encoded by the coding sequence GCTCTCGCCATTACTCCCGATGGACAACGGGTGGTTTCCAGTTCAAAGGATAAAACCCTAAAGGTTTGGAACTTGACGACAGGGAAGGAGGAACGCACCCTCTCCGGTCATGGTGATTCGGTATATGCTTTCGCCATTACTCCCGATGGACAACGGGTGGTTTCTGGTTCAAAAGATAAAACCTTAAAGATTTGGAATCTGGCTACAGGAGAGGAGGAATATACCCTCTCCGGCCATAGTGACTCGGTAAATGCTCTCGCCATTACTCCCGATGGACAACGGGTGGTTTCTGGTTCAAAGGATAAAACATTAAAGGTCTGGAACTTGACGACAGGGAAGGAGGAACACACCCTCTCCAGTCATAGTGATTCGGTAAATGCTCTCGCCATTACTCCCGATGGACAACGGGTGGTTTCCAGTTCAAAGGATAAAACCCTAAAGGTTTGGAACTT